A single window of Rhodamnia argentea isolate NSW1041297 chromosome 5, ASM2092103v1, whole genome shotgun sequence DNA harbors:
- the LOC115729870 gene encoding glutamate--tRNA ligase, chloroplastic/mitochondrial: MATFVGSPCWVRLRSIGEITLAHPPFPRQSPPLRLRSIAVPLPRRGFSVSAASNGQVRVRFAPSPTGNLHVGGARTALFNYLFARSKGGKFVLRIEDTDLERSTKESEEAVLQDLSWLGLDWDEGPGIGGDYGPYRQSERNSLYKEHAQKLLESGHVYRCFCSNEELEKMKEIAKLKQLPPVYTGRWATATEEEVQEELAKGTPFTYRFRVPKEGSLKISDLIRGEVSWNLDTLGDFVIMRSNGQPVYNFCVTVDDATMAISHVIRAEEHLPNTLRQALIYKALGFSMPYFAHVSLILAPDRSKLSKRHGATSVGQFREMGYLPQAMVNYLALLGWGDGTENEFFTLKQLVEKFTIERVNKSGAIFDSTKLRWMNGQHLRAIPSEALTELIGQRWRNTGTLKDSDGPFVDEAVQLLKDGIDLITESDKVLTNLLAYPLHATLTSSEGKVVVEDKLPEVSASLIAAYDSGELVAALEEGHTGWQKWVKGFGKSLKRKGKSLFMPLRVLLTGKLHGPDMGASVLLLYKAGKYDVVAPEAGFITLDERFNMLKQIDWESLNQDQTLLEPAATLSN; encoded by the exons ATGGCGACTTTCGTCGGCTCGCCTTGTTGGGTCAGACTCAGGTCGATCGGCGAGATCACCCTCGCCCATCCTCCATTTCCACGCCAGTCCCCCCCTCTCCGCCTGAGGTCAATCGCCGTCCCTCTCCCCCGGAGAGGCTTCTCGGTATCCGCCGCCTCCAACGGTCAGGTCCGCGTCCGGTTCGCTCCTTCTCCGACCGGTAACCTCCACGTCGGCGGCGCCAGGACCGCGCTTTTCAATTACCTGTTCGCTAG GTCGAAAGGCGGGAAGTTTGTGCTTAGAATTGAGGACACAGACTTAGAGAGGTCAACCAAGGAGTCCGAGGAGGCAGTGTTGCAGGATCTGTCTTGGCTTGGGCTTGATTGGGATGAag GCCCTGGCATTGGTGGAGATTATGGACCGTACCGGCAATCTGAAAGGAACTCCCTTTACAAGGAGCATGCTCAGAAGCTTTTAGAATCTGGTCATGTCTACCGCTGCTTTTGTTCAAATGAG GagcttgagaaaatgaaggagaTTGCGAAATTAAAGCAACTGCCTCCAGTTTATACGGGACGATGGGCTACTGCAACCGAAGAAGAAGTGCAAGAAGAGTTGGCAAAGGGAACCCCTTTCACATATCGATTTCGTGTGCCAAAGGAGGGTAGTTTGAAAATAAGCGATCTCATCCGAGGAGAA GTTAGTTGGAACTTGGACACACTTGGAGATTTTGTAATCATGCGGAGCAACGGACAGCCAGTGTACAATTTCTGTGTCACCGTCGATGATGCAACTATGGCAATTTCACATGTTATTAG AGCGGAAGAGCATCTGCCTAATACTCTGAGGCAAGCACTTATATATAAG GCTCTGGGCTTCTCAATGCCTTACTTTGCACATGTTTCCTTGATCCTTGCACCTGATAGAAGTAAACTGTCAAAAAGGCATGGTGCAACTTCAGTGGGCCAG TTTAGGGAAATGGGATATCTCCCTCAGGCAATGGTGAACTATCTGGCTTTGTTAGGATGGGGAGATGGaactgaaaatgaatttttcacCCTCAAGCAACTTG TTGAAAAGTTCACTATTGAGCGAGTCAATAAAAGTGGTGCGATCTTTGATTCTACTAAGCTAAG GTGGATGAATGGTCAGCATTTAAGAGCGATTCCATCGGAGGCATTGACCGAGCTTATTGGTCAGCGCTGGAGGAACACTGGCACTTTGAAAGATTCAGATGGGCCGTTTGTTGAT GAGGCAgttcaacttctcaaagatgGGATTGACCTGATAACAGAATCAGATAAAGTGCTAACTAACTTGTTGGCATATCCCTTACATGCTACATTGACGAG CTCTGAAGGTAAAGTGGTTGTAGAAGATAAGCTTCCTGAAGTCTCTGCAAGCCTCATAGCTGCCTATGACAGCGGTGAGCTTGTAGCTGCACTTGAAGAAGGCCATACAGGGTGGCAGAAGTGGGTGAAGGGCTTCGGCAAATCACTAAAGCGCAAG GGAAAGTCGCTTTTCATGCCCCTGAGAGTATTGTTAACAGGAAAACTCCACGGACCTGATATGGGGGCTAGTGTTCTTTTGCTTTACAAGGCTGGGAAATATGATGTAGTTGCTCCTGAAGCTGGGTTTATAACATTGGACGAGCGGTTTAACATGCTCAAGCAAATCGACTGGGAATCTTTAAACCAGGATCAGACTCTGTTAGAGCCTGCCGCTACCCTATCGAATTGA
- the LOC115747502 gene encoding protein THYLAKOID ASSEMBLY 8, chloroplastic-like gives MMNTVHAPTPLHSLPSVPLSKPGHRPQPASLPKAMRASMRDRSKNRKPLQRGRTLSIEAIQAVQALKRASGKDPRSLELVRRSAFERLLKHDMIAVLRELLRQSRCGLALKVFEDIRKEYWYKAQVLLYAEMFSVFAGNGLFEEVKLLYLYLRTEDNIEPHLEGFNSVLRTFISFSLVELATECYYFMKEIGCEPDRSSFRILINGLESMGEQVASAKIREEARKYYGESLEFLQDTEETICQS, from the exons ATGATGAACACCGTGCACGCTCCAACGCCTCTGCACTCGCTTCCCTCCGTTCCCCTCTCCAAGCCGGGCCATCGTCCCCAACCTGCGTCGCTCCCCAAGGCCATGAGAGCTTCGATGAGGGACCGGAGCAAGAACCGGAAGCCGCTCCAGAGGGGGAGGACCCTCAGCATCGAGGCCATCCAAGCCGTGCAGGCGCTGAAGCGGGCAAGCGGCAAGGACCCGCGTTCGCTCGAGCTGGTCCGCCGCTCCGCCTTCGAGCGCCTCCTGAAGCACGACATGATCGCGGTGCTCCGCGAGCTGCTCCGGCAGAGCCGGTGCGGTCTGGCCCTCAAG GTTTTTGAAGATATTCGGAAGGAGTACTGGTACAAGGCTCAAGTACTGTTGTATGCTGAAATGTTTTCAGTCTTTGCTGGCAATGGATTGTTTGAGGAGGTTAAACTTCTTTACCTGTATTTGAGAACAGAAGATAATATTGAGCCTCATCTTGAGGGGTTTAATAGTGTCTTGAGAACCTTCATAAGTTTTAGTCTCGTTGAATTGGCAACAGAGTGCTATTACTTCATGAAAGAAATAGGATGTGAACCAGATAGGTCATCCTTTAGGATTCTTATAAACGGTCTTGAATCAATGGGGGAACAGGTAGCTTCAGCTAAGATAAGAGAGGAGGCGCGGAAGTATTATGGGGAATCCCTGGAGTTTTTACAGGACACTGAAGAGACTATATGCCAATCTTGA
- the LOC115729873 gene encoding expansin-A20, whose protein sequence is MGVLRSALLCLILVQSCNLAASSDSAGEWKAATATYSEETDGSLITGGACGYGDLHRATYGKYSAGLSAMLFNRGSTCGACFELRCVDHTLWCLPGSPSVILTATDFCPPNYGLSADYGGWCNFPQEHFEMSEAAFAEIAERRADMVPVQYRRVKCARSGGLRFTLSGNPHFYQVLVTNVGLDGEAIAVKVKGSKTGWIPMARNWGQNWQCSVDLRGQPLSFEVTTSDRRTLTSYNVAPPSWQFGQTFEGKQF, encoded by the exons ATGGGTGTTCTTCGGTCCGCGCTTCTCTGCTTGATTCTTGTACAAAGCTGCAATCTTGCTGCCTCCTCCGACTCTGCTGGCGAATGGAAGGCTGCTACGGCAACATACTCCGAAGAGACGGATGGATCTCTGATAACTG GAGGGGCTTGCGGTTATGGGGACCTTCATAGGGCCACCTATGGCAAGTACAGCGCCGGCTTAAGCGCGATGCTGTTTAACAGGGGGAGTACCTGCGGGGCTTGCTTTGAGCTCCGGTGCGTCGACCACACCCTGTGGTGCCTCCCTGGGAGCCCGTCGGTGATCCTCACCGCCACCGACTTCTGTCCTCCGAACTACGGGCTTTCGGCCGATTACGGCGGGTGGTGCAACTTCCCGCAAGAGCACTTCGAGATGTCGGAGGCGGCCTTTGCAGAGATTGCGGAGCGGAGAGCAGATATGGTGCCTGTTCAGTACAGGAG GGTGAAGTGTGCGAGAAGCGGTGGTCTGAGATTCACATTGAGCGGGAACCCTCACTTCTATCAGGTCTTGGTAACGAATGTGGGACTGGATGGGGAGGCGATCGCCGTGAAGGTGAAGGGGTCGAAAACAGGGTGGATACCGATGGCGAGAAACTGGGGACAGAATTGGCAATGCAGCGTCGACCTTAGAGGACAGCCTCTCTCTTTCGAGGTGACGACCAGCGACCGAAGAACCCTCACATCTTACAATGTGGCTCCGCCAAGCTGGCAGTTCGGTCAGACATTCGAAGGGAAACAGTTCTAA